From Anoplopoma fimbria isolate UVic2021 breed Golden Eagle Sablefish chromosome 11, Afim_UVic_2022, whole genome shotgun sequence, one genomic window encodes:
- the LOC129098284 gene encoding inward rectifier potassium channel 2-like isoform X2, with the protein MGSVRSHRYSIVSSEEDGMKLATIAVPNGYGNGNVNKVHTQRQHQSRFVRKDGHCNVQFINMSEKGQRYLADIFTTCVDIRWRWMLLVFCLSFLLSWLFFGFVFWVVALCYGDLKNDTQMCVSNVDSFTAAFLFSVETQTTIGYGYRYVKEECPIAVFMVVFQSIVGCIIDAFIIGAVMAKMAKPKKRNETLVFSHYATVAMRDGKLCLMWRVGNLRKSHLVEAHVRAQLLKSRTTAEGEFIPLDQVDIDVGFDSGIDRIFLVSPITIVHEIDEDSPFYDMSKQELETSEFEIVVILEGMVEATAMTTQCRSSYVASEILWGYRFEPVLFEEKNYYKVDYSRFENTYEVPRTPHCSARELAEKKSNASSSRNSFCYENEVALEKVESEEERVEACALEHTNTDEVSDSECNLDSLPLESRPLTAESEI; encoded by the exons ATGGGGAGTGTGCGAAGCCACCGTTACAGCATTGTGTCCTCTGAGGAAGACGGCATGAAGCTGGCCACTATTGCCGTCCCCAATGGTTACGGGAACGGCAATGTCAACAAGGTGCACACGCAGCGTCAACATCAGAGCCGCTTTGTCAGAAAGGATGGCCACTGCAATGTGCAGTTTATCAATATGAGCGAGAAAGGCCAGCGGTACCTGGCTGATATCTTCACCACCTGCGTGGACATCCGCTGGCGCTGGATGCTGCTCGTATTCTGCCTTTCTTTCCTGCTGTCGTGGTTGTTTTTTGGCTTCGTCTTCTGGGTAGTGGCCCTCTGTTACGGGGACTTAAAGAATGACACTCAGATGTGTGTTTCCAACGTGGACAGCTTCACCGCTGCCTTCTTGTTCTCAGTGGAGACCCAAACCACTATTGGCTATGGTTATCGCTATGTGAAGGAGGAGTGCCCCATCGCCGTCTTTATGGTTGTCTTCCAAAGCATTGTGGGCTGCATCATTGACGCCTTCATCATCGGTGCCGTCATGGCCAAGATGGCCAAGCCCAAAAAGAGAAACGAGACCCTGGTGTTCAGCCATTATGCTACAGTGGCCATGAGGGACGGTAAACTTTGCCTGATGTGGCGCGTGGGGAACCTCAGGAAGAGTCACCTGGTGGAGGCCCACGTCAGGGCCCAGCTGCTCAAGTCCCGCACCACCGCCGAGGGAGAGTTTATCCCTCTGGATCAGGTAGACATTGACGTGGGCTTCGACAGTGGCATCGACAGAATCTTCCTGGTGTCTCCAATCACTATTGTGCACGAGATTGACGAGGACAGCCCTTTCTACGACATGAGCAAACAGGAGCTGGAGACTTCAGAGTTTGAGATCGTGGTGATTCTGGAGGGCATGGTGGAGGCTACGGCCATGACCACTCAGTGTCGGAGCTCCTACGTGGCCAGCGAGATCCTCTGGGGCTACCGCTTCGAGCCGGTGCTCTTTGAAGAAAAGAACTACTACAAAGTGGACTACTCTCGTTTTGAGAACACGTACGAGGTTCCCAGAACACCCCACTGTAGCGCCAGGGAACTAGCCGAGAAGAAGTCCAACGCCTCCAGCTCGAGGAACTCCTTTTGCTACGAGAACGAGGTGGCTCTCGAAAAAGttgagagtgaggagga GCGCGTAGAGGCCTGTGCACTCGAGCACACGAACACAGATGAGGTTTCAGACTCTGAGTGCAATCTGGACTCTTTGCCTTTGGAATCAAGGCCTTTGACAGCAGAATCAGAAATATGA
- the LOC129098321 gene encoding inward rectifier potassium channel 16-like gives MSTERGEQVAIDTYFTTIHTIGWKNEGRRMRFMQKDGRFPVVFQKAPGHWSPYLMDIFTTLVEIRWRVMFLAFSLSYILSWLFFGLCYWLIAYVHGDISDVDNAPCVENVRGFTGAFMFSMETQATIGYGFRGMTENCIVAIIVVTVQDVFSCLLDTIVIGIVVAKMASARKRAQTVGFSSCAVVNLRDGNLCLSWRLGDFRGNHILDGVARAMLVRYVKQPLGTIVMSYQDLHIQNRDIVLATPSTIIHKLEPGSPLYSLGPDNLLGDNFELVVSFTYTGDSTGMLHQTRTSYTPADIRWGQRFQEMLKLGKRHYKADYALFNVTTRVPVPQLSAEEFHRRGCPVEGSQSSGPRFPPGKRNGNTGNADITEEVMQHTYF, from the coding sequence ATGAGCACGGAGAGGGGTGAGCAGGTCGCCATTGACACCTACTTCACTACAATCCACACAATAGGCTGGAAAAATGAGGGCAGGCGGATGCGCTTCATGCAGAAAGATGGCAGGTTCCCTGTGGTTTTCCAAAAGGCCCCTGGACACTGGAGCCCGTACCTGATGGACATCTTCACTACTCTAGTCGAGATCCGCTGGAGGGTGATGTTCCTCGCCTTTTCCCTCTCTTACATTCTCTCCTGGCTCTTTTTCGGTCTCTGTTATTGGCTCATTGCATACGTGCACGGGGACATTAGCGACGTAGACAACGCACCCTGCGTGGAAAACGTGCGTGGCTTTACCGGAGCCTTTATGTTTTCAATGGAGACCCAGGCGACTATCGGCTACGGCTTCAGAGGGATGACTGAGAACTGTATTGTGGCCATTATTGTGGTGACGGTTCAAGATGTGTTCAGCTGCCTCCTTGACACCATCGTCATCGGTATTGTTGTCGCTAAAATGGCATCTGCACGTAAAAGAGCTCAGACGGTTGGCTTTAGCAGCTGTGCAGTGGTCAACCTGCGAGACGGAAATCTTTGCCTGTCATGGAGACTTGGAGACTTCCGGGGAAATCACATCCTGGATGGAGTCGCCAGGGCCATGTTAGTCCGCTATGTGAAACAGCCACTAGGGACTATTGTGATGTCATACCAGGACCTGCACATCCAGAACAGAGACATCGTCCTCGCCACACCATCCACCATCATCCACAAGCTGGAGCCTGGCAGTCCCCTCTACAGCCTGGGCCCTGACAACCTGCTGGGGGACAACTTTGAGCTGGTGGTGTCGTTCACCTACACGGGGGACTCTACTGGTATGCTCCACCAGACTCGGACCTCATACACACCAGCAGACATCCGCTGGGGCCAGCGCTTTCAGGAAATGTTGAAACTGGGCAAGAGGCACTACAAGGCGGACTATGCTCTGTTCAATGTGACCACAAGGGTGCCGGTGCCCCAGCTCAGTGCAGAGGAGTTTCACAGGAGAGGATGTCCTGTGGAGGGCAGTCAGTCCAGCGGTCCTCGCTTTCCACCAGGCAAGAGAAACGGAAACACGGGCAATGCTGACATCACTGAAGAAGTGATGCAGCACACCTATTTTTAG
- the LOC129098284 gene encoding inward rectifier potassium channel 2-like isoform X1 — translation MGSVRSHRYSIVSSEEDGMKLATIAVPNGYGNGNVNKVHTQRQHQSRFVRKDGHCNVQFINMSEKGQRYLADIFTTCVDIRWRWMLLVFCLSFLLSWLFFGFVFWVVALCYGDLKNDTQMCVSNVDSFTAAFLFSVETQTTIGYGYRYVKEECPIAVFMVVFQSIVGCIIDAFIIGAVMAKMAKPKKRNETLVFSHYATVAMRDGKLCLMWRVGNLRKSHLVEAHVRAQLLKSRTTAEGEFIPLDQVDIDVGFDSGIDRIFLVSPITIVHEIDEDSPFYDMSKQELETSEFEIVVILEGMVEATAMTTQCRSSYVASEILWGYRFEPVLFEEKNYYKVDYSRFENTYEVPRTPHCSARELAEKKSNASSSRNSFCYENEVALEKVESEEEFDVEENREMRRVEACALEHTNTDEVSDSECNLDSLPLESRPLTAESEI, via the coding sequence ATGGGGAGTGTGCGAAGCCACCGTTACAGCATTGTGTCCTCTGAGGAAGACGGCATGAAGCTGGCCACTATTGCCGTCCCCAATGGTTACGGGAACGGCAATGTCAACAAGGTGCACACGCAGCGTCAACATCAGAGCCGCTTTGTCAGAAAGGATGGCCACTGCAATGTGCAGTTTATCAATATGAGCGAGAAAGGCCAGCGGTACCTGGCTGATATCTTCACCACCTGCGTGGACATCCGCTGGCGCTGGATGCTGCTCGTATTCTGCCTTTCTTTCCTGCTGTCGTGGTTGTTTTTTGGCTTCGTCTTCTGGGTAGTGGCCCTCTGTTACGGGGACTTAAAGAATGACACTCAGATGTGTGTTTCCAACGTGGACAGCTTCACCGCTGCCTTCTTGTTCTCAGTGGAGACCCAAACCACTATTGGCTATGGTTATCGCTATGTGAAGGAGGAGTGCCCCATCGCCGTCTTTATGGTTGTCTTCCAAAGCATTGTGGGCTGCATCATTGACGCCTTCATCATCGGTGCCGTCATGGCCAAGATGGCCAAGCCCAAAAAGAGAAACGAGACCCTGGTGTTCAGCCATTATGCTACAGTGGCCATGAGGGACGGTAAACTTTGCCTGATGTGGCGCGTGGGGAACCTCAGGAAGAGTCACCTGGTGGAGGCCCACGTCAGGGCCCAGCTGCTCAAGTCCCGCACCACCGCCGAGGGAGAGTTTATCCCTCTGGATCAGGTAGACATTGACGTGGGCTTCGACAGTGGCATCGACAGAATCTTCCTGGTGTCTCCAATCACTATTGTGCACGAGATTGACGAGGACAGCCCTTTCTACGACATGAGCAAACAGGAGCTGGAGACTTCAGAGTTTGAGATCGTGGTGATTCTGGAGGGCATGGTGGAGGCTACGGCCATGACCACTCAGTGTCGGAGCTCCTACGTGGCCAGCGAGATCCTCTGGGGCTACCGCTTCGAGCCGGTGCTCTTTGAAGAAAAGAACTACTACAAAGTGGACTACTCTCGTTTTGAGAACACGTACGAGGTTCCCAGAACACCCCACTGTAGCGCCAGGGAACTAGCCGAGAAGAAGTCCAACGCCTCCAGCTCGAGGAACTCCTTTTGCTACGAGAACGAGGTGGCTCTCGAAAAAGttgagagtgaggaggagtttGATGTGGAGGAAAACAGGGAGATGAGGCGCGTAGAGGCCTGTGCACTCGAGCACACGAACACAGATGAGGTTTCAGACTCTGAGTGCAATCTGGACTCTTTGCCTTTGGAATCAAGGCCTTTGACAGCAGAATCAGAAATATGA